A genomic segment from Egibacteraceae bacterium encodes:
- a CDS encoding AAA family ATPase, translating into MKLGIVGKGGVGKTTVSALISQAYAARGARVVAIDTDSNPNLGMSLGMDWDEMEAVPVMPRALIVGSEGDLTAQEVIEKYGRPTPAGPVLLSAIRVTQAGSGCTCSGHATVRNFLGEVLAEEADVTLIDMEAGLEHLSRSGGTLAYADVLLVVMEPSRKSVITAARTLALAEELGIPRVYGLGNKARMPEDAEFFAELAAEYNVPLAGVIPLDPAVADADRAGSAVTATPPEAVRAALDAVIDLIEGSSVSDQAPVR; encoded by the coding sequence ATGAAGCTCGGAATCGTCGGGAAGGGCGGGGTAGGCAAGACGACCGTGTCCGCCCTCATCTCGCAGGCCTACGCCGCGCGCGGCGCCCGCGTCGTTGCCATCGACACCGACTCCAACCCCAACCTCGGCATGTCGCTCGGCATGGACTGGGACGAGATGGAGGCCGTGCCGGTCATGCCCCGTGCCCTGATCGTCGGCAGCGAGGGAGACCTGACGGCCCAGGAGGTGATCGAGAAGTACGGTCGCCCCACACCGGCCGGCCCGGTCCTCCTCTCGGCCATCCGCGTCACCCAGGCGGGCTCCGGCTGCACCTGCTCCGGCCACGCGACGGTGCGCAACTTCCTCGGCGAGGTGCTCGCGGAGGAGGCCGACGTGACGCTCATCGACATGGAGGCCGGCCTCGAGCACCTGAGCCGCTCCGGCGGCACCCTCGCGTACGCCGACGTCCTGCTCGTCGTGATGGAGCCGAGCCGCAAGTCGGTCATCACCGCTGCGCGCACCCTCGCCCTCGCCGAGGAGCTCGGCATCCCCAGGGTGTACGGCCTCGGCAACAAGGCCCGCATGCCCGAGGACGCCGAGTTCTTCGCCGAGTTGGCTGCGGAGTACAACGTCCCCCTCGCGGGGGTCATCCCCCTCGATCCCGCCGTGGCCGACGCCGACCGGGCGGGGTCCGCGGTGACCGCCACACCCCCCGAGGCGGTGCGTGCGGCGCTCGACGCCGTCATCGACCTCATCGAGGGCTCCTCAGTGAGCGACCAGGCCCCCGTGCGCTGA
- a CDS encoding heavy metal-responsive transcriptional regulator, whose protein sequence is MTRLTVSKLAERVGSTPSALRYYERIGLLPAPRRSAGGYRLYDETAEERVRFIKRAQRFGLRLDEISDLLSIRERGQCPCGHTRDLLAGRLAEIDEEMAGLARLRQDIERMVEDLPSSEDRADWACGGELVTLTRRPPDHHANTNLEA, encoded by the coding sequence ATGACCCGCCTCACCGTCTCCAAGCTCGCTGAACGCGTCGGCAGCACGCCGTCCGCGCTGCGCTACTACGAGCGCATCGGCCTGCTGCCCGCCCCCCGGCGGAGCGCCGGGGGCTACCGGCTCTACGACGAGACCGCCGAGGAGCGCGTGCGGTTCATCAAACGGGCCCAGCGCTTCGGCCTGCGCCTCGACGAGATCAGTGACCTCCTGTCCATCCGCGAGCGCGGGCAGTGTCCGTGCGGGCACACCCGCGACCTCCTCGCGGGGCGCCTCGCGGAGATCGACGAGGAGATGGCCGGCCTCGCCCGGCTGCGCCAGGACATCGAGCGCATGGTCGAGGACCTGCCGTCCAGCGAGGACCGCGCCGACTGGGCCTGCGGCGGCGAGCTCGTCACGCTGACCCGCCGCCCCCCCGATCACCACGCCAACACCAACCTTGAAGCCTGA
- a CDS encoding AAA family ATPase has translation MKIAVVGKGGSGKTTTSAVLARTIGRQGRGVVALDCDSNPNLGISLGIGDTETERLDAMRQALAEGEEEHAPGWAELMDRFGSDAPDNVRLAVVSRIENPEPGCP, from the coding sequence ATGAAGATCGCGGTCGTCGGCAAGGGCGGCTCTGGCAAGACGACGACGTCGGCCGTGCTGGCGCGCACCATCGGCCGCCAGGGCCGCGGGGTGGTCGCGCTCGACTGCGACAGCAACCCGAACCTCGGCATCTCGCTGGGCATCGGTGACACGGAGACCGAGCGGCTCGACGCGATGCGTCAGGCGCTCGCCGAAGGCGAGGAGGAGCACGCCCCTGGCTGGGCCGAGCTCATGGACCGCTTCGGCTCCGACGCGCCGGACAACGTGCGGCTCGCCGTCGTCTCGCGTATCGAGAACCCGGAGCCGGGCTGTCCCTGA
- a CDS encoding ArsA-related P-loop ATPase — protein sequence MRVAFVGKGGAGKSAIAGTFARLLARRGEPVLVVDSDPLPGLAYSLGVETTDAGIPDEAVVENPAEAGPRYVLAGELTAADAVERYAVRGPDGVRVLQFGKIRDSGRGLIRSQFAFRQITAQLPDDKWNIVGDLPGGTRQPFLGWGRYARTILVVVEPMAKSILSAKRLARLALAEDAPRVVAVVNKVCEDGDVERVQDRTGLEVVGAVPLDEELAEADRKGRPPIEEAPDSPAVKAIDLLVERLRAEEAGA from the coding sequence ATGCGCGTTGCATTCGTAGGCAAGGGCGGAGCCGGCAAGTCCGCGATCGCGGGGACGTTCGCCCGCCTCCTCGCCCGACGTGGGGAGCCGGTGCTCGTCGTCGACTCCGACCCGCTTCCCGGCCTGGCCTACTCGCTCGGCGTCGAGACCACCGACGCCGGGATCCCCGACGAGGCGGTGGTCGAGAACCCGGCGGAGGCCGGCCCCCGGTACGTGCTGGCCGGGGAGCTCACGGCCGCCGACGCCGTCGAGCGCTACGCCGTGCGCGGGCCCGACGGTGTGCGCGTCCTGCAGTTCGGCAAGATCCGCGACTCCGGGCGCGGGCTCATTCGCTCGCAGTTCGCGTTCCGCCAGATCACCGCCCAGCTGCCCGACGACAAGTGGAACATCGTCGGCGACCTCCCCGGGGGCACCCGCCAGCCGTTTCTCGGCTGGGGTCGCTACGCCCGCACCATCCTCGTGGTGGTGGAGCCGATGGCGAAGTCGATCCTCAGCGCGAAGCGCCTGGCGCGCCTCGCGCTGGCCGAGGACGCGCCGCGGGTCGTGGCGGTCGTGAACAAGGTCTGCGAGGACGGTGACGTCGAGCGGGTGCAGGACCGCACGGGCCTTGAGGTCGTCGGTGCCGTGCCGCTCGACGAGGAGCTCGCCGAAGCGGACCGGAAAGGCCGTCCCCCGATCGAGGAGGCCCCGGACTCACCGGCGGTCAAGGCGATAGACTTGCTGGTGGAACGGCTCCGTGCTGAGGAGGCAGGCGCATGA
- the hypF gene encoding carbamoyltransferase HypF: MATRVRTRVRVDGIVQGVGFRPFVHSLATRWHLAGLVGNDTRGVFIEVEGAPEHVADFVSALDREAPPLAVVERVETEPVPLRGERGFVIVDSATGGRRDTLVSPDTATCADCLAEMADPADRRHRYPFTNCTNCGPRFTIVRDVPYDRPNTTMSAFPMCADCAAEYDDPADRRFHAQPVCCPACGPALSLLDAGYEPVEGDPITATASLLRAGRVVAVKGLGGYHLAAVAADEDAVAALRDRKHREDKPFAVMVTDVAAARALCTVTPAEEALLTSTRRPAVLLRRRPDAPVAAAVAPGNRHLGLMLPYTPLHHLLAAEVREPFVLTSGNVSDEPIAYRDGDARERLSPIADGFLVHDRPIHIRTDDSVTRVFRERELVIRRSRGYVPRPITLAAPARRPVLACGAELKNTFCLARGRHAFVSHHIGDLENYETLRSFVDGIAHFSRLFDIVPELVAHDLHPEYLSTKYALDLPDAELLGVQHHHAHIASCLADNGHPGPVIGVAFDGLGYGTDATLWGGEVLVCDLHGFDRAAHLATLPMPGGAKAIREPWRMAASYLDAAGLAAEHHDVAQRNAEWWDRVLAVARSGVSAPLTSSAGRLFDAVAALLGVRDRVHYEGQAAVELEQRADPAERGAYPVTLDAGAPLRVRTTDLVRAVVADQRAGTDVAVVAARFHNSLAATVAEVCARVREQTGIGTVALSGGVWQNLRLLGSTVDGLEARGLAVLLHRQVPPNDGGISLGQAAVAAAADRRD, from the coding sequence ATGGCCACACGTGTGCGCACCCGCGTCCGGGTCGACGGCATCGTCCAGGGCGTGGGCTTCCGTCCCTTCGTGCACTCGCTCGCGACGCGGTGGCACCTGGCGGGGCTGGTCGGCAACGACACGCGTGGGGTGTTCATCGAGGTCGAGGGCGCGCCGGAGCACGTTGCGGACTTCGTCTCCGCGCTCGACCGGGAGGCGCCGCCGCTGGCCGTCGTCGAACGCGTGGAGACGGAGCCGGTGCCCCTGCGGGGGGAGCGCGGCTTCGTCATCGTCGACAGCGCCACGGGCGGGCGCCGCGACACGCTCGTGTCGCCCGACACCGCGACGTGCGCCGACTGCCTCGCCGAGATGGCCGATCCCGCCGATCGCCGTCACCGCTACCCGTTCACGAACTGCACGAACTGCGGGCCCCGCTTCACGATCGTGCGGGACGTGCCCTACGACCGGCCGAACACCACCATGTCGGCCTTCCCGATGTGCGCCGACTGCGCCGCGGAGTACGACGACCCCGCCGACCGCCGCTTCCACGCCCAGCCGGTGTGCTGCCCGGCCTGCGGTCCGGCGCTGTCCCTGCTCGACGCCGGCTACGAGCCGGTCGAGGGCGACCCGATCACCGCGACCGCGTCGCTGCTGCGGGCCGGGCGCGTCGTCGCCGTGAAGGGCCTCGGTGGCTACCACCTCGCCGCGGTCGCCGCCGACGAGGACGCGGTCGCCGCTCTGCGTGACCGCAAGCACCGCGAGGACAAGCCGTTCGCGGTGATGGTCACCGACGTCGCGGCTGCCCGTGCCCTGTGCACGGTGACCCCCGCAGAGGAGGCGCTGCTCACGAGCACCCGTCGTCCCGCCGTCCTCCTGCGGCGCCGCCCGGACGCGCCCGTCGCCGCGGCGGTCGCGCCCGGCAACCGCCACCTCGGCCTCATGCTGCCCTACACGCCACTGCACCACCTGCTCGCCGCAGAGGTCCGCGAGCCGTTCGTCCTGACGAGCGGCAACGTCTCCGACGAGCCGATCGCCTACCGCGACGGGGACGCCCGGGAGCGCCTGTCTCCCATCGCCGACGGGTTCCTCGTGCACGACCGACCCATCCACATCCGCACGGACGACTCGGTCACGCGGGTGTTCCGCGAGCGCGAGCTCGTCATCAGGCGCTCGCGCGGGTACGTGCCCCGGCCCATCACGCTTGCCGCGCCCGCCCGCCGCCCGGTCCTGGCCTGCGGCGCCGAGCTGAAGAACACTTTCTGCCTCGCCCGCGGACGGCACGCGTTCGTGTCCCACCACATCGGCGACCTCGAGAACTACGAGACGCTGCGGTCGTTCGTGGACGGCATCGCGCACTTCAGCCGCCTGTTCGACATCGTCCCGGAGCTCGTCGCCCACGACCTCCACCCCGAGTACCTGTCCACCAAGTACGCCCTCGACCTGCCCGACGCGGAGCTGCTCGGTGTCCAGCACCATCACGCCCACATCGCGTCGTGCCTCGCGGACAACGGGCACCCGGGACCGGTGATCGGGGTGGCCTTCGACGGGCTCGGCTACGGCACCGACGCCACGCTGTGGGGGGGCGAGGTGCTCGTCTGCGATCTCCACGGCTTCGACCGGGCGGCGCACCTCGCGACCCTGCCGATGCCCGGAGGGGCGAAGGCCATCAGGGAGCCCTGGAGGATGGCGGCGTCCTACCTCGACGCCGCCGGCCTCGCGGCCGAGCACCACGACGTCGCCCAGCGCAACGCCGAGTGGTGGGATCGCGTGCTCGCCGTCGCGCGGTCCGGTGTCTCGGCCCCGCTCACCTCGAGCGCGGGGCGCCTGTTCGACGCGGTGGCGGCGCTGCTCGGGGTCCGCGACCGGGTCCACTACGAGGGGCAGGCGGCGGTCGAGCTCGAGCAGCGCGCAGACCCGGCCGAGCGAGGGGCCTATCCCGTCACCCTCGACGCCGGCGCCCCGCTGCGGGTGCGGACCACCGACCTCGTGCGGGCCGTCGTCGCCGACCAACGGGCCGGCACCGATGTCGCGGTCGTCGCGGCCCGCTTCCACAACAGCCTCGCGGCAACCGTCGCCGAGGTGTGCGCGAGGGTGCGCGAGCAGACGGGCATCGGCACGGTGGCGCTGTCGGGAGGCGTCTGGCAGAACCTGCGCCTGCTCGGCAGCACGGTGGACGGGCTCGAGGCGCGTGGGCTCGCCGTGCTGCTCCACCGCCAAGTGCCCCCGAACGACGGTGGGATCAGCCTTGGCCAGGCTGCGGTCGCCGCAGCCGCCGACCGCAGGGATTGA
- a CDS encoding helix-turn-helix transcriptional regulator, whose product MRQAEDTRAQTQRRLATPGDSDSAQPKNFLQACLLLLLREAPSHGYALIERLEEMGSRRDRGVVYRTLRFLEREGLVQSAWEDSHSGPAKRSYALTPYGEEMLSAWAESLRSSARMLGEYLERYHKATKGTSEQAR is encoded by the coding sequence ATGCGACAAGCCGAGGACACCCGGGCGCAGACGCAGCGGCGTCTTGCCACCCCGGGTGACTCCGACAGTGCCCAACCGAAGAACTTCCTCCAGGCGTGCCTCCTGCTGCTTCTGCGAGAGGCCCCTTCCCACGGGTACGCGCTCATCGAGCGTCTCGAGGAGATGGGCAGCCGGCGGGACCGCGGCGTCGTCTACCGCACCCTGCGGTTCCTCGAACGTGAAGGCCTGGTGCAATCCGCCTGGGAGGACTCCCACTCCGGACCGGCCAAGCGCAGCTATGCCCTGACGCCGTACGGTGAGGAGATGCTGTCCGCATGGGCGGAGTCGCTCCGCAGCAGCGCGCGCATGCTCGGTGAGTACCTCGAGCGTTACCACAAGGCCACGAAGGGGACCTCCGAGCAGGCGCGTTAG
- a CDS encoding YceI family protein — MISPGTYEFGPHNAKLQFETFREGMAKKVGHDLLLEAGQWQATVEVPDDPTQSVVTASIDTRSINVVQGTGGVKPLSDGDRADIKKNIDKKVLDTAKHPEMTFRSTNVEVKGDTARVDGDLTLVGNTRPVTLDVTLDQGRLIATTSIVQSRWGIKPYSGLMGALKVRDDVAVTIEASPPNG, encoded by the coding sequence ATGATCAGTCCGGGAACCTACGAGTTCGGGCCACACAACGCCAAGCTGCAGTTCGAGACGTTCCGCGAGGGGATGGCGAAGAAGGTCGGCCACGACCTCCTGCTCGAGGCCGGGCAGTGGCAGGCGACCGTGGAGGTGCCCGATGACCCCACCCAGTCGGTCGTCACCGCGTCGATCGACACCCGGTCGATCAACGTGGTGCAGGGCACCGGCGGGGTGAAGCCCCTCTCCGACGGTGACCGCGCCGACATCAAGAAGAACATCGACAAGAAGGTGCTCGACACCGCCAAGCACCCGGAGATGACGTTCCGCTCGACGAACGTCGAGGTGAAGGGCGACACCGCGCGCGTCGACGGTGACCTCACCCTGGTCGGCAACACCCGCCCCGTGACCCTCGACGTCACGCTCGACCAGGGACGCCTGATCGCGACGACGAGCATCGTGCAGTCGCGGTGGGGGATCAAGCCGTACAGCGGCCTCATGGGGGCGCTCAAGGTCCGCGACGACGTCGCGGTGACCATCGAGGCGTCCCCGCCGAACGGCTGA
- a CDS encoding arginine deiminase → MTAPGVSVASETGRLREVILHRPGLELRRLTPANKDALLFDELVWVSVAQAEHDRFAALLRAEGVQVHLFAELLAETLADDGVRADLVRQVVTADTCGVELVERVRHHLADLPPEDVATALVGGVTVAEVPGAREGFVGGVLGTAAFLVPPLPNTVFTRDPSAWIGDGLVLGPLHKTARQPERRLWRTVYRHHQRFAGAPTRTWYGEDEGDLLTATIEGGDILVLSPECVAIGLSERSSPVAAENLAARLFAAGAARWVLAVDLPKARGTMHLDTVLTVVDTDAVVLWPPARTALAAYRIAPGAPRMRVTEEPDLARALADGLGVDRIRVVTTGEDEVTADREQWDDGNNTLALRPGVVVAYERNVDTNRRLREAGVTVHEIASHELPRGRGGPRCMSCPVRRDGGPSSVTAATV, encoded by the coding sequence GTGACCGCGCCCGGCGTCTCCGTCGCATCCGAGACCGGTCGGCTCCGGGAGGTGATCCTGCACCGCCCCGGGCTCGAGCTTCGTCGCCTCACCCCGGCGAACAAGGACGCGCTGCTCTTCGACGAGCTCGTGTGGGTCAGCGTGGCGCAGGCGGAGCACGACCGGTTCGCCGCGCTGCTCCGTGCCGAGGGCGTACAGGTGCACCTGTTCGCAGAGCTGCTGGCCGAGACGCTCGCGGACGACGGTGTGCGCGCCGACCTCGTCCGTCAGGTCGTGACCGCTGACACGTGCGGCGTGGAGCTCGTCGAGCGGGTGCGCCACCACCTGGCGGACCTCCCGCCCGAGGACGTCGCCACCGCCCTCGTGGGCGGTGTCACGGTGGCCGAGGTGCCCGGCGCGCGCGAGGGCTTCGTCGGAGGGGTGCTCGGCACCGCCGCGTTCCTCGTCCCGCCGCTGCCCAACACGGTGTTCACGCGTGACCCGTCCGCCTGGATCGGCGACGGCCTCGTGCTCGGGCCCCTCCACAAGACCGCTCGCCAACCCGAGCGGCGGCTGTGGCGCACCGTCTACCGCCACCATCAGCGCTTCGCCGGCGCGCCGACGCGCACGTGGTACGGCGAGGACGAGGGCGACCTGCTCACCGCGACCATCGAAGGCGGCGACATCCTCGTGCTGTCCCCGGAGTGCGTCGCGATCGGCCTGTCGGAGCGGTCGAGCCCCGTGGCGGCGGAGAACCTCGCAGCGCGCCTGTTCGCGGCCGGGGCGGCGCGCTGGGTGCTCGCCGTCGACCTGCCGAAGGCCCGCGGGACGATGCACCTCGACACCGTCCTCACCGTGGTCGACACCGACGCCGTGGTCCTGTGGCCGCCTGCGCGGACCGCACTGGCGGCCTACCGCATCGCTCCGGGGGCGCCGCGCATGCGCGTGACCGAGGAGCCGGATCTGGCGCGCGCGCTCGCCGACGGCCTCGGCGTCGACCGGATCCGCGTCGTGACGACCGGCGAGGACGAGGTCACCGCCGACCGCGAGCAGTGGGACGACGGCAACAACACCCTCGCGCTGCGCCCCGGCGTCGTCGTCGCCTACGAGCGCAACGTGGACACCAACCGGCGCCTGCGGGAGGCGGGGGTCACCGTCCACGAGATCGCGAGCCACGAGCTGCCGCGCGGACGGGGTGGACCACGCTGCATGTCGTGTCCCGTCCGGCGTGACGGCGGGCCGTCCAGCGTCACGGCGGCCACCGTCTAG
- a CDS encoding SPFH domain-containing protein, whose product MLDFVFESPLILGILGAVVLLILVGYLIVQRVQVGGPNEAFIITGRKGRPVRNPETGEVSTDMSGQRVIMGASVFVLPFVQRLHIMDLRSRRISVRITGAVSEQGIKCDLEGVAIVKVGGNEDAIRAAAQRFLTQQEGIEEFTQEVLAGSLRAIVGRLTVEAIIKDRAAFASAVAEEAETSLTNQGLTLDTFQLQDIQAEGNYLADLGRPEAARVQQDAQIAEARARQASEQERLRAEEQIANAERQLELRRAEIRAEIDEANARAAAAGPLQEAARDQEVIAEQERVAERQALLRDRQLDAEVRKPADAERYRVEQEAEGRKNAAVFDADAERQRVIAEAQARAEEARLSGEAEKARRTALADAEQIEGERRGAAQRAEREAIAAAVQREGEAEAAAILAKGQAEAEARGRNAEAFAHYNDAAVLDILAGILPDTVRAAAEPIAAVEKMTVISTEGASHLTRNVASNLEQGLQVGSDLLGLDLRALLSRLGRQGGAGEALAAARSSPGDGSPVGDGGAASS is encoded by the coding sequence ATGCTCGACTTCGTCTTCGAGAGCCCGCTCATCCTCGGCATCCTCGGTGCCGTCGTCCTGCTCATCCTCGTCGGCTACCTCATCGTCCAGCGCGTCCAGGTGGGCGGTCCCAACGAGGCGTTCATCATCACCGGGCGCAAGGGCAGGCCGGTCCGCAACCCCGAGACGGGTGAGGTCTCCACCGACATGTCGGGCCAGCGCGTCATCATGGGCGCAAGCGTCTTCGTCCTGCCGTTCGTGCAGCGGCTCCACATCATGGACCTGCGGAGCCGACGCATCTCCGTGCGGATCACCGGGGCAGTCAGCGAGCAGGGCATCAAGTGCGACCTCGAAGGCGTGGCCATCGTCAAGGTCGGCGGCAACGAGGACGCGATCCGCGCCGCCGCGCAGCGCTTCCTCACCCAGCAGGAGGGCATCGAGGAGTTCACCCAGGAGGTCCTGGCCGGCTCCCTGCGCGCCATCGTCGGCCGGTTGACCGTCGAGGCGATCATCAAGGACCGGGCCGCGTTCGCCTCCGCCGTGGCCGAGGAGGCGGAGACGTCGCTCACCAACCAGGGGCTCACCCTCGACACGTTCCAGCTGCAGGACATCCAGGCCGAGGGCAACTACCTCGCCGACCTCGGGCGGCCCGAGGCCGCGCGCGTGCAGCAGGACGCCCAGATCGCCGAGGCCCGTGCCCGTCAGGCGAGCGAGCAGGAACGGCTCCGGGCCGAGGAGCAGATCGCCAACGCCGAGCGACAGCTCGAGCTGCGCCGCGCGGAGATCCGCGCGGAGATCGACGAGGCGAACGCCCGAGCAGCGGCGGCCGGTCCGCTGCAGGAGGCCGCTCGTGACCAGGAGGTCATCGCCGAGCAGGAGCGGGTGGCCGAGCGCCAGGCCCTCCTGCGCGACCGCCAGCTCGACGCGGAGGTCCGCAAGCCCGCCGACGCCGAGCGCTACCGCGTCGAGCAGGAGGCCGAGGGGCGCAAGAACGCCGCGGTCTTCGACGCCGACGCCGAGCGCCAGCGCGTCATCGCCGAGGCGCAGGCGCGGGCGGAGGAGGCACGCCTGTCCGGAGAGGCGGAGAAGGCGCGCCGCACGGCGCTCGCCGACGCCGAGCAGATCGAAGGCGAGCGCCGCGGCGCAGCCCAGCGTGCGGAGCGCGAGGCGATCGCCGCGGCCGTGCAGCGCGAGGGCGAGGCGGAGGCCGCGGCGATCCTCGCAAAGGGCCAGGCCGAGGCGGAGGCGCGCGGGCGCAATGCCGAGGCCTTCGCGCACTACAACGACGCCGCGGTCCTCGACATCCTCGCCGGCATCCTGCCCGACACCGTGCGGGCGGCCGCCGAGCCCATCGCCGCGGTCGAGAAGATGACGGTGATATCCACCGAGGGGGCCTCCCACCTGACCCGCAACGTCGCCTCGAACCTCGAGCAGGGGCTTCAGGTCGGCTCGGACCTGCTCGGCCTCGACCTGCGCGCCCTGCTGTCCCGGCTGGGTCGTCAGGGGGGCGCAGGCGAGGCACTGGCCGCCGCCCGGTCGTCGCCGGGTGACGGGTCGCCGGTCGGCGACGGGGGCGCCGCCTCCTCCTAG